A single Anopheles funestus chromosome 2RL, idAnoFuneDA-416_04, whole genome shotgun sequence DNA region contains:
- the LOC125763655 gene encoding pupal cuticle protein 36-like isoform X3, with protein sequence MKCVALLALAMFGCALAQAPVPNDGRYYPEYYETKWDDGRWRPDGRGRYDDGQYRPGSPGKVGGLGNFGGTGGAGGFGGAGGFGGAGGFGGAGGFGGAGGFGGAGGFSGAGGAGGFGGASAFSASASGLKSAGASGSIGPIYSRLLGGVRVEVGGADFKVSPGKAGKSVGLGGAGGTGGAGGFDKVRNRLINAPPSSKSVGFSGYTGASRYGGAGGFGGFGGAGGFGYAGGFGGAGGSGGFSATSGAGGAGGSRFGAGSGSFNAGADGFGYEEIKEQVKEFNDDGYYYKYVNENNIEAAETGKIDDRNTEYETLRAKGYYEYVGDDGQKYRVDYVADENGFQPQGAHLPTPPPTPEPIARALQYIASQQRK encoded by the exons ATGAAGTGTGTTGCATTG TTGGCATTGGCCATGTTTGGCTGCGCTCTGGCCCAGGCTCCCGTCCCGAACGATGGCCGTTACTATCCGGAGTACTACGAGACGAAGTGGGATGATGGTCGCTGGCGTCCGGACGGTCGCGGCAGGTACGACGATGGCCAGTACCGACCGGGCAGCCCTGGTAAGGTAggcggattgggcaatttcgGTGGTACTGGCGGTGCTGGTGGATTCGGCGGTGCTGGTGGATTTGGCGGTGCTGGTGGATTCGGCGGTGCCGGTGGATtcggtggtgctggtggattTGGCGGTGCTGGTGGATTTTCCGGTGCTGGCGGTGCTGGTGGATTCGGTGGTGCTAGTGCATTCAGTGCTAGTGCTAGTGGATTGAAAAGTGCAGGCGCTTCTGGCAGTATCGGTCCTATTTATTCAAGATTGCTTGGTGGAGTTCGTGTGGAGGTTGGTGGAGCTGATTTTAAGGTCAGCCCTGGTAAGGCAGGCAAATCGGTCGGATTAGGTGGTGCTGGAGGTACTGGAGGTGCTGGCGGTTTCGATAAAGTTAGAAATCGTTTAATTAATGCACCTCCATCAAGCAAATCGGTCGGTTTCAGTGGTTATACTGGAGCTAGTCGTTACGGTGGAGCTGGTGGATTCGGTGGATtcggtggtgctggtggattCGGTTATGCTGGTGGATTCGGTGGTGCTGGCGGTTCTGGCGGTTTCAGTGCTACTAGTGGAGCTGGTG GTGCTGGAGGTAGCCGATTCGGTGCTGGATCGGGCAGTTTTAACGCTGGTGCGGATGGATTCGGATATGAAGAGATTAAGGAGCAGGTGAAAGAGTTCAACGATGATGGATACTACTACAAATACGTTAACGAGAACAACATTGAGGCCGCGGAAACGGGCAAGATCGATGACCGCAACACCGAGTACGAGACGCTCCGTGCCAAGGGTTACTACGAGTACGTCGGCGATGATGGCCAGAAGTATCGCGTTGACTACGTGGCCGATGAGAACGGATTCCAGCCACAGGGTGCCCATCTGCCAACGCCACCACCGACGCCAGAACCGATCGCACGTGCGCTCCAGTACATCGCGAGCCAGCAGCGAAAGTAA
- the LOC125763655 gene encoding pupal cuticle protein 36-like isoform X2: MKCVALLALAMFGCALAQAPVPNDGRYYPEYYETKWDDGRWRPDGRGRYDDGQYRPGSPGKVGGLGNFGGTGGAGGFGGAGGFGGAGGFGGAGGFGGAGGFGGAGGFSGAGGAGGFGGASAFSASASGLKSAGASGSIGPIYSRLLGGVRVEVGGADFKVSPGKAGKSVGLGGAGGTGGAGGFDKVRNRLINAPPSSKSVGFSGYTGASRYGGAGGFGGFGGAGGFGYAGGFGGAGGSGGFSATSGAGGFSFTSAAGGAGGSRFGAGSGSFNAGADGFGYEEIKEQVKEFNDDGYYYKYVNENNIEAAETGKIDDRNTEYETLRAKGYYEYVGDDGQKYRVDYVADENGFQPQGAHLPTPPPTPEPIARALQYIASQQRK, encoded by the exons ATGAAGTGTGTTGCATTG TTGGCATTGGCCATGTTTGGCTGCGCTCTGGCCCAGGCTCCCGTCCCGAACGATGGCCGTTACTATCCGGAGTACTACGAGACGAAGTGGGATGATGGTCGCTGGCGTCCGGACGGTCGCGGCAGGTACGACGATGGCCAGTACCGACCGGGCAGCCCTGGTAAGGTAggcggattgggcaatttcgGTGGTACTGGCGGTGCTGGTGGATTCGGCGGTGCTGGTGGATTTGGCGGTGCTGGTGGATTCGGCGGTGCCGGTGGATtcggtggtgctggtggattTGGCGGTGCTGGTGGATTTTCCGGTGCTGGCGGTGCTGGTGGATTCGGTGGTGCTAGTGCATTCAGTGCTAGTGCTAGTGGATTGAAAAGTGCAGGCGCTTCTGGCAGTATCGGTCCTATTTATTCAAGATTGCTTGGTGGAGTTCGTGTGGAGGTTGGTGGAGCTGATTTTAAGGTCAGCCCTGGTAAGGCAGGCAAATCGGTCGGATTAGGTGGTGCTGGAGGTACTGGAGGTGCTGGCGGTTTCGATAAAGTTAGAAATCGTTTAATTAATGCACCTCCATCAAGCAAATCGGTCGGTTTCAGTGGTTATACTGGAGCTAGTCGTTACGGTGGAGCTGGTGGATTCGGTGGATtcggtggtgctggtggattCGGTTATGCTGGTGGATTCGGTGGTGCTGGCGGTTCTGGCGGTTTCAGTGCTACTAGTGGAGCTGGTGGTTTCAGTTTTACTAGTGCAGCTGGTG GTGCTGGAGGTAGCCGATTCGGTGCTGGATCGGGCAGTTTTAACGCTGGTGCGGATGGATTCGGATATGAAGAGATTAAGGAGCAGGTGAAAGAGTTCAACGATGATGGATACTACTACAAATACGTTAACGAGAACAACATTGAGGCCGCGGAAACGGGCAAGATCGATGACCGCAACACCGAGTACGAGACGCTCCGTGCCAAGGGTTACTACGAGTACGTCGGCGATGATGGCCAGAAGTATCGCGTTGACTACGTGGCCGATGAGAACGGATTCCAGCCACAGGGTGCCCATCTGCCAACGCCACCACCGACGCCAGAACCGATCGCACGTGCGCTCCAGTACATCGCGAGCCAGCAGCGAAAGTAA
- the LOC125763655 gene encoding uncharacterized protein LOC125763655 isoform X4: protein MKCVALLALAMFGCALAQAPVPNDGRYYPEYYETKWDDGRWRPDGRGRYDDGQYRPGSPGKVGGSGGFGGAGGAGGAGGFGGAGFGAGGAGGAGGAGGAGGSRFGAGSGSGNAGAGGFGASGFGGDSGSSFNDGAAGFGAGGAGGAGGAGFGAGGAGGAGGALGSRFGAGGAGGAGGSRGGSGSGTGGYEKIKEQVKQFNDDGYYYKYANENNIEAAESGKIDDRNTEYETLRAKGYYEYVGDDGQKYRVDYVADENGFQPQGAHLPTPPPTPEPIARALQYIASQQRK from the exons ATGAAGTGTGTTGCATTG TTGGCATTGGCCATGTTTGGCTGCGCTCTGGCCCAGGCTCCCGTCCCGAACGATGGCCGTTACTATCCGGAGTACTACGAGACGAAGTGGGATGATGGTCGCTGGCGTCCGGACGGTCGCGGCAGGTACGACGATGGCCAGTACCGACCGGGCAGCCCTGGTAAGGTAGGCGGATCGGGCGGTTTCGGTGGTGCTGGcggtgctggtggtgctggtggattCGGCGGTGCTGGTTTCGGTGCTGGTGGAGCTGGTGGTGCTGGAGGTGCTGGTG GTGCTGGAGGTAGCCGATTCGGTGCTGGATCGGGCAGTGGTAACGCTGGTGCTGGTGGATTCGGTGCATCTGGTTTCGGTGGCGATAGTGGCAGCTCGTTCAATGATGGCGCTGCTGGatttggtgctggtggtgctggAGGTGCCGGTGGTGCTGGATTCGGTGCTGGCGGTGCTGGCGGTGCCGGTGGTGCTTTAGGTTCTCGGTTCGGCGCTGGcggtgctggtggtgctggCGGATCTCGCGGTGGCTCCGGATCGGGTACTGGCGGTTACGAAAAGATCAAGGAGCAGGTGAAGCAGTTCAACGATGATGGATACTACTACAAGTACGCTAACGAGAACAACATTGAGGCCGCCGAATCGGGCAAGATCGATGACCGCAACACCGAGTACGAGACGCTCCGTGCCAAGGGTTACTACGAGTACGTCGGCGATGATGGCCAGAAGTATCGCGTTGACTACGTGGCCGATGAGAACGGATTCCAGCCACAGGGTGCCCATCTGCCAACGCCACCACCGACGCCAGAACCGATCGCACGTGCGCTCCAGTACATCGCGAGCCAGCAGCGAAAGTAA
- the LOC125763661 gene encoding endocuticle structural glycoprotein ABD-4-like: MKCEIVLLFACASIALAAPQRSDAEAEILQQENNIEPDGNYQYSYETANGIRGQETGTLKRASSPDTSDVIVAAGSISYTAPDGSVVELSYTADDENGFQPSGAHLPTPPPIPPQIQKALDYLASLPPSNRRR, translated from the exons ATGAAGTGT GAAATTGTTCTTCTGTTTGCATGTGCATCCATCGCACTGGCCGCACCGCAAAGGTCAGACGCTGAAGCAGAAATCCTCCAGCAAGAAAACAACATCGAACCGGACGGAAATTATCAGTACAG TTACGAAACGGCCAACGGTATCCGAGGTCAGGAAACGGGAACGCTCAAGCGTGCCAGCAGTCCCGACACGAGTGATGTAATTGTGGCGGCCGGTTCTATCAGCTATACCGCACCCGATGGCAGTGTGGTCGAGCTGAGCTACACCGCGGACGATGAGAATGGGTTCCAGCCGTCCGGTGCGCACCTTCCCACGCCACCACCGATTCCGCCCCAGATCCAGAAGGCGCTCGACTATCTGGCCAGTCTGCCACCGTCGAACCGGCGGCGCTAA